CTGTATAGTAAACTAGACGGAACTTTTTAAAAATAGACACTTTTCAAATTGATGTCCCCTTTTAGGAGGAAAAACATATGGAGAACAAATTACTCACCCTTTGGAGATACTATCCCTCAGGCAGCATCCGCGTGGAAGAAATCTCTGAAACCCTGCAATTAAGCCATAAACAGACCTCCCGCTATTTGAAAAAATGGGATGAAGAAGGCTGGATCGCGTTCACCCCGGGACGCGGGCGGGGGAATGTCTCGACACTGCAGTGGAAAAAACATGTCGAGGACGCCTTCGAAGAAGAAGTCGTGAAGCTCATGGAAGAGGAACCGATCGAACAGAGCAGCAAGTATCTCATGTACAACTGGTCCACGGACAGCAAGATGAGGCTGATGAATACCTTTCACAGTAAGCTCGGATTTGTGAAAGAGTCCAAGGATAAGCTGATTGTGCCGAAGCGCTATCCCTTTTTCTCGATTCATCCTTTGGAGGCGGCCGATGTCATGAGCGCCCACCTCGTGGCGAACGTCTTCAACCGTCTTGTCTCCATCACTGAAAAAGGGGATATCCTGCCGGAACTCGTGCACAGCTGGGACGTATCCTCTGGTAAACTGCGACTCTATCTAAAAAAGGATGTCCGGTTCCACGACGGCTCCATCCTGACGGCAAAAGATGTCGTCCATTGTCTCGAACAACTCAGGACCTGTATCCACTACCGGGAACTATGGGAACCTGTTGAAAAAATAGAGGTCAAAGCACCTCTCATCATCGACATCCACCACCCCGAAGGCTGCACCTACATCCTCCCCATGCTCACCATGATGTGCGCGAGCATTTATAAAGAATCCAAGGGACGGACCTTCGGGACAGGCTGCTTTTCCCTTGAGGAAAACACAAATTCCAAGACGACACTCGCTGCTTTTAAAGAGCACTTCCAGGAGAGGCCGCTCCTCGATGCCGTTGAATTTGTTCAGGTGCCGAAGGATTTCAAAGGAATCTATCACTCTCATCTAGAAGAAAGTCAATCCTCTTCCGTCGAAGTCGAGAGTGACTCAGGATTCGGGATCGTCGTCATGAATGCCGTGCCCGGACGAGATTCCCAGATTCAGAGAAAAGAAGTGCGGGATTATCTGCACTGGGTGATTGCGAAGAACCGCCACACCCTTCGTGACCTTGATCCCCGCCTGACCCCGAACGGGAAAAGCATTCTCGTCGGTCAGGATCAAGGCATGACGATCTCTGAAGCAAACCGTCCCCTGTTCACCGAACCCCTCGTGATCCGCTGTGCCAATCATACGGCGAAGACTACCGAGTGGCTTGTGGAGATGTTTGAAAAGGAAGGGATTCCTGTGGACGTACAGTGGTTTTCATTCGCAGACACGCTGACGAGGCAGCCGGAGACCCTGAATGTAGATCTGTTCGTACACGGGGAAATCTTTGAATCGAACCAGGATTTTTCGTTTTATCACTTTTTGAAAAACGGATATTCCCCTATTCATGGACTTTTTGAGAAAGGAAGCGCGTGGAAGGCCTACCTGGACGAATATCAGCACACACCCTTTGAAGACTGGGCGGCGTTAAACAAGAAACTGGAAAATAGACTGATGACAGAATCGATCATGATCCCTCTTTACTATGAAAAACGCTATATCCCTTTTTCAACGGACATTATGAATATCGAATTCAAACATTTTGGGTATGTAGACTTTGCAAAGCTGTGGGTGCGGCCGGAGGTGTAAGGGAGCATGGGGACGGTTCCCGTGCTTCCTTTTCAGTTTAAAGAGAAGCAGCAGAACCGTCCCCGTGCTTCCTCAGTTAATAAATCCCAATTACTCAACCTCTTCTGATATGATAAATGTAAGCAGGTTATTCTTTATTGAAAGGGTTTGAATCAATGAAAGCTTTATTCTTACTATACGACCACTATGTCGAGTGGGAAATCAGTCCCCTCTCCTACATCTTCAGTGTAACCAATGTTGAAATCGAGACGACGGCTCTCCAGAAGGAAGTGACGAACAGCGGGAAATTCCGGATCAACGTCGATCGTCTTGTGGAAGAGTGTGAAGTGAGCGATTACGACATCTTGGTCATCCCGGGCGGAGACCCCGAACCGCTGCTGGAGGAAGAAGCATTCCTGAAGCTCATTCAAGATTTTGATCAGGAAAACAAGTGGATTGCTGCCATTTGCGGAGCGTCTACCTTCCTTGGAAAGAGTTCTGTGTTACGAAATAGAACCTACTCTACTTCCATCGACATCTCAGAATTCCCTTCCTGTTTCGATCCCGCGTATCAAAGTAAGGCAGATACCACGGTATGTGAAAACCTCATCACGGCAGAAGGCAGCGCCTATGTTGAATTCGCTGTTGAGGTAGGAAAACAGTTAAACCTATTTAACGATCGGGAAGATGAATTGGAAACCATGTTGTTTTTTAAAAATCTTCTTAGGGGATAAAAAGTGATGGCCATGGTGATCGATATGCCGTGGCTTTTTTTCAGTGTCTCCCCATCCCCTCCAAGAAGCTCTTCTCAACCTACCTCTCCATCTGTTATGCTATCACCATCTCAAATTGACAGAGGAGAACACGACACCATGATTTCATTTTTTCTCACACTAAAGCGGCTGCTCAAAGCCCTATGGCAGGCTTTTAAACTAAAAAACTTCCAGGTTCTTTTCACCCTGGTCCTGGTCATGTTATTCTCAGGCACTCTTTTCTATGTGAAGCAGGAAGGCCTGGCCGTAATCGACGCCCTTTATTTTTGCGTGGTGACTTTAAGTACGATCGGGCATCCTACCTTCGAACCGCAAACGACATTCGGCAAGATCTTCACGATGATCTACATATTTGGTGGCAACGGGGTGTTCATTGGCATGATTGGATATGTGGCGTATGCGATGATTCAGAAACCCGAAAAGCAAAAAAGGAATGCTGAGAGTGAATAGCATTCCTTTTATATTTGGAAGCACGAGAACCGTCCCCATGCTCCCCGTGCTCACTCAAGCTCCAGCGTCACTCCGTCCCCATTCTCTTCATCGGCTTTCACGAT
The DNA window shown above is from Rossellomorea vietnamensis and carries:
- a CDS encoding ABC transporter substrate-binding protein translates to MENKLLTLWRYYPSGSIRVEEISETLQLSHKQTSRYLKKWDEEGWIAFTPGRGRGNVSTLQWKKHVEDAFEEEVVKLMEEEPIEQSSKYLMYNWSTDSKMRLMNTFHSKLGFVKESKDKLIVPKRYPFFSIHPLEAADVMSAHLVANVFNRLVSITEKGDILPELVHSWDVSSGKLRLYLKKDVRFHDGSILTAKDVVHCLEQLRTCIHYRELWEPVEKIEVKAPLIIDIHHPEGCTYILPMLTMMCASIYKESKGRTFGTGCFSLEENTNSKTTLAAFKEHFQERPLLDAVEFVQVPKDFKGIYHSHLEESQSSSVEVESDSGFGIVVMNAVPGRDSQIQRKEVRDYLHWVIAKNRHTLRDLDPRLTPNGKSILVGQDQGMTISEANRPLFTEPLVIRCANHTAKTTEWLVEMFEKEGIPVDVQWFSFADTLTRQPETLNVDLFVHGEIFESNQDFSFYHFLKNGYSPIHGLFEKGSAWKAYLDEYQHTPFEDWAALNKKLENRLMTESIMIPLYYEKRYIPFSTDIMNIEFKHFGYVDFAKLWVRPEV
- a CDS encoding DJ-1/PfpI family protein — encoded protein: MKALFLLYDHYVEWEISPLSYIFSVTNVEIETTALQKEVTNSGKFRINVDRLVEECEVSDYDILVIPGGDPEPLLEEEAFLKLIQDFDQENKWIAAICGASTFLGKSSVLRNRTYSTSIDISEFPSCFDPAYQSKADTTVCENLITAEGSAYVEFAVEVGKQLNLFNDREDELETMLFFKNLLRG
- a CDS encoding potassium channel family protein encodes the protein MISFFLTLKRLLKALWQAFKLKNFQVLFTLVLVMLFSGTLFYVKQEGLAVIDALYFCVVTLSTIGHPTFEPQTTFGKIFTMIYIFGGNGVFIGMIGYVAYAMIQKPEKQKRNAESE